Sequence from the Pseudomonas sp. LS.1a genome:
CCGCCTGGAGAGCGGCGAGCACTGCGCGTCCACCTCCAACCGCAACTTCGAAGGCCGTCAGGGCGCCGGTGGCCGTACCCACCTGGTCAGCCCGGCCATGGCCGCCGCCGCCGCGGTGACCGGCCACTTCATCGATGTCCGCGAGTTGATCCAAGGGAGCGCAGCATGAAAGCCTTTACCCAGCACACTGGCCTTGTCGCGCCGTTGGACCGTGCCAACGTCGACACCGACCAGATCATCCCCAAGCAGTTTCTCAAGTCGATCAAGCGCACCGGCTTCGGCCCCAATCTGTTCGACGAGTGGCGTTACCTGGACGTGGGCCAGCCTTACCAGGACAACAGCAAGCGCCCGCTGAACAAGGAGTTCGTGCTCAACCACGAACGCTACCAGGGTGCCAGCGTGTTGCTGGCACGGGAGAACTTCGGTTGCGGCTCCAGCCGTGAGCACGCCCCATGGGCGCTGGACGAGTACGGCTTCCGCAGCGTCATCGCGCCAAGCTTTGCCGACATCTTCTTCAACAACAGCTTCAAGAACGGCTTGCTGCCGATCATCCTCAGTGACGAGGAAGTCGACGAGCTGTTCAAGCAGGTCGAAGCCAACCCGGGCTACCAGCTGACCATCGACCTGCAGGCGCAGGCGGTGACCCGCCCGGATGGCAAGGTACTGCACTTCGAGATCGATGCGTTCCGCAAGCACTGCCTGCTCAACGGTCTGGACGACATCGGTCTGACTCTGCAGGACAGCGATGCGATCAAGGCCTTCGAAGGCAAGCACCGCGCCGGGCAGCCTTGGCTGTTCCGTGATGCCTGAAGTGTGCAGGTAACAGTACCGGCCTCTTCGCGGGCACGCCCGCTCCCACAGGTACAGCGCAGGATTCGAAACCTGTAGAGGTCCTGTGGGAGCGGGTTTACCCGCGAAAGGGCCGGTACAGGCAGCAGAAAGACCAAAAGGATCGAGACATGACCAGCACCCAGCACACCGATGTGGTCCAACGCCAGTTCGGCGAACAGGCCAGCGCCTACCTCAGCAGCGCCGTGCACGCCCAGGGCAGTGAATTCGCCCTGCTGCAGGCTGCGTTGGCAGGGCAGGGCGATGCCCGCGTGCTGGACCTGGGCTGCGGTGCCGGTCATGTCAGCTTCCACGTCGCCCCGCTGGTCGCCGAAGTGGTCGCCTACGACCTCTCGCAAGCCATGCTCGACGTGGTCGCCAGTGCCGCCGCCGAGCGCGGCCTGGCCAATATCGGCACCGAACGCGGTGCCGCCGAACGCCTGCCGTTCGCCGACGCTTCGTTCGATTTCGTCTTCAGCCGCTACTCGGCCCACCACTGGAGCGACCTGGGCCTGGCCCTGCGCGAGGTGCGTCGGGTGCTCAAGCCGGGTGGCGTGGCAGCGTTCATCGACGTCATGTCGCCGGGCAGCCCGCTGCTCGACACCTACCTGCAAACGGTCGAAGTGCTGCGCGACACCAGCCACGTGCGCGACTACTCCGCCGCCGAATGGCAGCGCCAGGTCAGCGAGGCCGGCCTGCACGTACGCAGCCACACCCGCCAGCCGCTGCGCCTGGAGTTCGGCAGCTGGGTCGAGCGCATGCGTACCCCCGAGCCTATGCGCGTGGCCATCCGCCAATTGCAGCAAGCCATGGGCGAAGAAGTACGGCAGTATTACCAGATCGAGGCCGATGGCTCGTTCAGCACCGATGTGCTGGTGTTGTGGGCCGAGCGTTAAGAACTTTTCGGTGGGGCCCGTTTGGCTGCACCGCGTGAATGGATAGAGGAAAGCATGAGCAAGCAGATTCTGATTCTCCCAGGTGACGGTATCGGTCCGGAAATCATGGCCGAGGCGGTCAAGGTGCTGGAGCTGGCCAACGACAAGTTCCAGCTCGGCTTCAACCTGGAGCACGACGTGATCGGTGGCGCCGCCATCGACAAGCACGGCGTGCCGCTGGCCGACGAGACCCTGGAGCGTGCGCGCAAGGCCGATGCCGTGCTGCTGGGCGCCGTGGGCGGGCCGAAGTGGGACAAGATCGAGCGTGACATCCGCCCGGAGCGCGGCCTGCTGAAAATCCGTTCGCAACTGGGCCTGTTCGCCAACCTGCGCCCGGCCATCCTCTATCCGCAACTGGCCGATGCCTCGTCGCTCAAGCCAGAGATCGTTTCGGGCCTGGACATCCTCATCGTCCGTGAGCTGACCGGCGGTATCTACTTCGGTGCCCCGCGTGGCCAGCGCGAGCTGGAAGGCGGCGAGCGCCAGGCCTACGACACCCTGCCGTACAGCGAAAGCGAAGTGCGCCGCATTGCCCGTGTCGGCTTCGACATGGCCCGCGTGCGTGGCAAGAAGCTGTGCTCGGTGGACAAGGCCAACGTCCTGGCTTCCAGCCAGCTGTGGCGTGAAGTGGTCGAGGACGTGGCCAAGGACTACCCGGATGTGGAACTGAGCCACATGTACGTCGACAACGCTGCCATGCAGCTGGTGCGTGCGCCCAAGCAGTTCGATGTGATGGTGACCGACAACATGTTCGGTGACATTCTGTCGGATGAGGCTTCCATGCTGACCGGTTCCATCGGCATGCTGCCTTCGGCGTCGCTGGATGCCGACAACAAGGGCATGTACGAGCCGTGCCACGGCTCGGCGCCGGACATCGCCGGCCTTGGCATTGCCAACCCGCTGGCGACCATCCTGTCGGTGTCGATGATGCTGCGTTACAGCTTCAATCAGTCGGCTGCCGCCGAGGCAATCGAGAAGGCCGTGAGCCTGGTCCTGGACCAGGGCTTGCGCACCGGCGACATCTTCTCCGAAGGCTGTCGCAAAGTTGGTACGCAGGAAATGGGCGACGCAGTAGTCGCAGCGCTGCGGAATCTGTAATCTCTCTGGCCCGCCACCCAAAATTCCCGGTGGCGGCCCACTTTTAGCAAAGGTGTAGTTGCGATGAAACGTGTAGGTCTGATCGGTTGGCGCGGTATGGTCGGTTCCGTGCTCATGCAGCGGATGCTGGAGGAGCAGGATTTCGACCTTATCGAGCCGGTGTTCTTCACCACCTCCAATGTTGGCGGCCAGGGCCCGAACGTGGGCAAGGATACAGCTCCGCTCAAGGACGCTTATTCGATTGAAGAACTCAAGACCCTCGACGTGATCCTGACCTGCCAGGGCGGCGACTACACCAACGAGGTCTTCCCCAAGCTGCGTGAAGCCGGCTGGCAGGGCTACTGGATCGACGCCGCTTCGTCCCTGCGCATGCAGGATGACGCGGTGATCATCCTCGACCCGGTCAACCGCAAGGTCATCGACCAGCAGCTGGACGCCGGTACCAAGAACTACATCGGCGGCAACTGCACCGTCAGCCTGATGCTGATGGGCCTGGGCGGCCTGTTCGAAGCCGGCCTGGTCGAGTGGATGAGCGCCATGACCTACCAGGCGGCCTCGGGTGCCGGCGCACAGAACATGCGCGAGCTGATCAAGCAGATGGGGGCTACCCATGCTGCCGTTGCCGATGACCTGGCCAACCCGGCCAGCGCCATCCTCGACATCGACCGCAAGGTTGCCGAGGCCATGCGCAGCGAAGCGTTCCCGACCGAGAACTTCGGCGTACCGCTGGCTGGCAGCCTGATCCCGTGGATCGACAAGGAACTGCCGAACGGCCAGAGCCGTGAAGAGTGGAAGGCCCAGGCCGAGACCAACAAGATCCTCGGCCGCTTCAAGAGCCCGATCCCGGTCGACGGTATCTGCGTGCGCATCGGCGCCATGCGTTGCCACAGCCAGGCGCTGACCATCAAGCTGAACAAGGACGTGCCACTGGCCGACATCGAAGGCATGATCAGCCAGCACAACCCTTGGGTGAAGCTGGTGCCGAACCAGCGTGAAATCAGCATGCAGGAGCTGAGCCCGACCAAGGTTACCGGTACCCTGAACATTCCGGTTGGCCGCCTGCGCAAGCTGAACATGGGTTCGCAGTATCTGGGCGCGTTCACCGTCGGTGACCAGCTGCTGTGGGGCGCGGCCGAACCGCTGCGCCGCATGCTGCGGATTCTGCTGGAGCGTTGATCGTTCCGGTCTGACCGAAAACCCGCGCTGGTTACAGCGCGGTTTTTTTTTGGTCTGGGGAAGTGTTTTGGCTGCAAGGTGCTCGCCACGGCATTTTCAGCGCCTGTTAGATCGAGCGCCGCCCGCGCGGCGCATCGCGAGCGAAGCTCGCTCCTACATTTGTTTCGGGCCAGTCAAGCCTGTGGCAGGTGCGCGCGACCGCCTTGTTTGTACGACACAATTTCGCGTCATGCCCAAAGCATTCGCGCGCAAATCCCACAGGATAAATTGGCCCGAAACAAATGTAGGAGCGAGCTTCGCTCGCGATGCGCCGCGCGGGCGGCGCTCGATCTAACAGGCGCCAAATATCTCACGCCCCCCAGCGGCCATCACCCATTCAAATGCGGGGCCTGTCATACCCGCCATAGGGTCAACAAAGACAAACGCCTACAATCCAAGTAAAGTGCCGCCCCCGCCGTTTTCAGCAAAAGGATCCCTTCCATGACACACCCTTTGGACATCGCCGTCGTCGGCGCCACCGGCAGCGTCGGTGAAGCCCTGGTGCAGATCCTCGAAGAGCTGGATTTCCCGGTCGCCACCCTGCACCTGCTGGCCAGCATGGAATCGGCGGGCAGCAGCGTGATGTTCGCCGGCAAGAAGCTGAAGGTGCGCGAAGTGGACAGCTTCGACTTCGCCCAGGTCAAGCTGGCCTTCTTCGCCGCAGGCGCCGCCGTCAGCCGCAGCTTTGCCAGCAAGGCGCTGCAGGCGGGCTGCACGGTCATCGACCTGTCCGCTGGCCTGGACGACGCCCTGGCCCTGGTGCCTGAAGCCAACGCCGAACGCCTGGCTGGCCTGGCATTGCCCGCCCGCATCGTCAGCCCGTGCTCGGCTGCGGTTGCCCTGGCCGTGGCGCTGGCACCGCTCAAGGGGCTGCTGGATATCGAACGGGTGCAGGTAATGGCCGCGCTGGCGGTGTCCGCGCAAGGCCGTGATGCGGTCAACGAACTGGCCCGGCAAACCGCCGAGCTGCTCAATGCCCGACCGCTGGAGCCGCGCTTCTTCGACCGCCAGGTGGCGTTCAACCTGTTGGCCCAGGTCGGCACCGCCGATGAGCACGGCCACACGGCGCTGGAGCACCGCCTGGTCAGCGAACTGCGTGTGCTGCTGGGCCTGCCTGAGCTGAAGATTTCCGTGAGCTGCGTTCAAGTCCCGGTGTTTTTTGGCGATAGCTTCAGTGTGGCGGTGCAGAGCCGTCGCCCGGTAGACCTGGATGCGGTCAACCAGGCCCTCGAGGCGGCCGACAGCGTCGAGCTGGTGGCGCGCGATGATTATCCGACCCCGGTTGGCGACGCAGTGGGCCAAGACGTGGTCTATGTTGGTCGTGTACGGCACGGTGTTGATGAAGACCAGCAGCTCAACCTCTGGCTGACCACCGACAACGTACGAAAAGGCGCCGCGCTCAATGCCGTGCAAGTGGCGCAATTGTTGATTAAACACATGCCGTAAAAGATACTGGCGAGCACTTTTGTCCTGCTCCGCATGCAGGTTTCAGGACGCTTCATACAAGGGAAGAGGTCATGCTTCGAATTCGCAAACTGGTTCTGGCCATGGCTGCAGCATCGGCGCTGTCGTCGGGCATGGCGAATGCCCTGGGCCTGGGGGAGCTGACTCTCAAGTCGGCACAGAATCAGCCGCTGGACGCCGAGATCGAGCTGCTCGACGTGCGCGACCTCACCGCCGCCGAAGTGGCGCCGAGCCTGGCGCCGCCGGAAGAGTTCAGCAAGGCCGGGGTGGCGCTGCCGACTTACCTCGAAGACCTCACCTTCACACCGGTGATCAACCCCAACGGCAAGAGCGTGCTGCGGGTTACCTCCAGCCAGCCGCTGCCGGGGCCGGTGGTAAAGTTCCTGGTCCAGGTGATGTGGCCGCAGGGGCGCCTGCTGCGTGACTACAGTGTGCTGCTCGACCAGGCCAAGGCCCAGGGCGACAAGCCGGCGGCTGGCAACGTCGCGCCGGCGGTGACCGGTGCCGGCAGCTATACCACCCAGCGCCGTGACACCTTGTGGCAGATTGCCGCGCGCAACACCCAGGGTGGCTCGATCCAGCAGACCATGATCGCGATCCAGGCGCTGAACCCGGACGCCTTCATCGGCAACAACATCAACCAGCTGAAGGTTGGCCAGGTGCTGCGCCTGCCCGACCAGCAGCAGATCCAGAATATCCCGCAGGGCGAGGCGACCGCTGAGGTGGCCGAGCAGTATGCCGCCTGGCGTGAAGGCCGCCGCCTGGGGCCGCGGGCCCGCCAGTTGGACGCCACCCGTCGCGGGGCGGCCGAGGCAGCGCCTGCGCGTATCGCCCAGGGCGACAACCTGCGCCTGGTCAGCCCGGGCAACCAGGCCGGTGCCGACCAGGCCAAGGCCCTCAGCGACAAACTGGCGGTGGCCCAGGAAAGCCTGGACACCAGCCGTCGCGACAACGAAGAACTCAAGAGCCGCATGGCCGATCTGCAGAGCCAGCTGGACAAGCTGCAGCGTCTGATCGAGCTGAAGAACAACCAGCTGGCCCGCCTTGAAGCCCAGGGTGCGGCTGCCCCGGTCCAGCCGGTGGTCAAGCCTGCGCCCGCTGCCGTCGATAGCGCACCCAAGCCGGTGCCAGCCGCCGAGGTTGCACCTGCCGGCAGCGTGGTCGACGAAATCATGGGCAACCCGCTGTTGCTTGGGCTGATCGCCGGTAGTGCCTTCCTCGTGCTGCTGCTTCTGCTGTTGTTGCTGGCGCGCAAGCGCAAGGCTCAGCAGGAGGCTGAAAAGCACCTGCGCATGGCGCGGGCGCTCGAAGAAGAGCAAGGCGCAGGCTTCGACAGCGATAGCGCAAGCCTCGATGGGGTCGAGGTCTCGGCCCCGAGTGTGACCCTGTCGCCGGCCGTGGTCGCTGCTTCGGTTGCCGCTGCAGCCGCCGCGGAAAAACCGGCGGCACCCGCCGTCGAAGCGCAGCCTGAAGCGCAAGCCGACCCCCACGCCGCGCTGTTGGCGGAGGTCGAGCAATGCGTGGCCGAAGGCCGCCTGAACCGCGCTACCGACCTGCTGGAGCCTGCCGTTGCCGCCGCGCCACAGCGTGACGATCTGCGCCTGAAACTGATGGACGTGTACGCCCGCCAGGGTGACCAGAGCGCGTTCGTCGAGCAGGAGCGCAAGCTGCCTGCCAGCGAGCAGAACAGCGCAGCGGTTGCCGGGCTGAAAGAGCGCTACCCGGCCATGCTTGGCCTGGCCGCAGCCGGCTTGGGTGCGGCGGCCCTGGCTGCCGAGATGGATGAGCAGTACGTGCAGGAACTGCTGCTGGATCAGCCTGAAACGCCCGTGGTTGCCGAGGCGGCGCCCGAGGAACTGCCGGCGTTCGAGCCAGAGGCCGTCGCGCAGGCCGAACCTGAGGCCGTGCTCGAGCCTGAGTTTGAATTGGATGCTGAGCTGGATGCCTTCGACGAAGCGCCGACCCTCGATGCGCCAGGCCTGGACGAGCAGGGCCTGGACAGTGCCTTCGACCTGAGCCTGGGTGAAGACCTGCCTGACGAAGACCCGCTGGCAGCGCCGCTGCTGGACGAACCGGTGACGCAGCAACCTGTACTCGACGAGCCGGTACTGGATGAGCCCATGCTGGAGGCGGCTCAGCCGGAAGAAGAGCCGTTTGCCGTGGATGCCGAGCTACAGGCCGATGCCGACGCCGATTTCGAGGCCATGCTGGCCCAGGCCGAGCCACAGCCTGCTGTGGATCTGTCCGATTTCGACCTCGATATCAGCGAACCGGTTGCCCCGGCCGCCCCGACTGCGGTCAACGAAACCCCGGTGGATGTCGCTGCCGAGCTGGCTGCCTTCGACAGCGAACCAGCGTTCGATCCGCTTTCCGAGTTCGACCTGCCATCCGACTTCGACCTGTCGTTGTCGCTGGAAGACGATTCGCCGGCGGCCAAGAGCTTTGCCTCGGAACTGGACGACGTCAACGCCGAACTGGACAAGCTGTCGCAGAGCCTCGAGTCGCCGTCGCTGGAGCCACACTTCACCAGCGAAGACGCGGCTGCCCAGCCCGAGCCTGAGCCACTGGACGACCTGGACTTCGACTTCTTCTCCGGCAGCGACGAAGTGGCCACCAAGCTTGACCTGGCTCGTGCCTATATCGACATGGGCGACAACCAGGGTGCGCGCGACATCCTCGATGAAGTGGTCAAGGATGGCGACGACAGCCAGCGCCAGGAAGCCGAGGACATGCTCTCCCGGTTGGTCTGAAAGTTGGAGCCAATATTGGCTCCAGCGCGGTCATTGTGGGAGCGGCCTTGTGTCGCGAAAGGGCCGCAAAGCGGCCCCAGGATTTCAGTCATACCGCCGATATCGCCGGGGCCGCTTTGCGGCCCTATCGCGACACAAGGCCGCTCCCACAGCCCTACACGGCTGCCGTTGTCGTTATAATCCCCGCCATTCCGTACACCCCCACAGGTTTCATGCTCTTGGACATCATCGACACCGCCGCCGAGTCCGCGGCCGAAGGCTACTCCCGCATCGCCCTGGGCGTGGAATACAAAGGCGCGCGCTACCGCGGCTGGCAGCGCCAGGCCAGTGGCGTGCCCAGTGTCCAGCAGGCCCTGGAACAGGCGCTGTCCAAGGTGGCCAACGAGCCGATCTCGGTCATCTGCGCCGGGCGCACCGACGCCGGTGTGCATGGCTGCGGGCAGATCGTGCACTTCGACACCCGCGCCGTGCGCGACGAACGCGCCTGGACCATGGGCACCAACTTCAACCTGCCCCATGACATCAGCGTGGTCTGGTCGCGGCCGATGCCGGCCGACTTCCATGCCCGTTTCAAGGCCTGCGCCCGGCGTTACCGCTACGTCATCTACAACGACCCGATCCGCCCGGCGCACCTGGCCGAGGAAGTCACCTGGAACCACCGACCGCTGGATGTCGAGCGCATGGCCGAAGCCGCGCAGTTTCTGCTCGGTACCCATGACTTCAGTGCCTTCCGCGCCAGCCAGTGCCAGGCCAAATCGCCGATCAAGCACATCTATCACCTGCGCGTCACCCGCCATGGCCAGATGATCGTGCTGGACGTGCGCG
This genomic interval carries:
- the leuD gene encoding 3-isopropylmalate dehydratase small subunit, with amino-acid sequence MKAFTQHTGLVAPLDRANVDTDQIIPKQFLKSIKRTGFGPNLFDEWRYLDVGQPYQDNSKRPLNKEFVLNHERYQGASVLLARENFGCGSSREHAPWALDEYGFRSVIAPSFADIFFNNSFKNGLLPIILSDEEVDELFKQVEANPGYQLTIDLQAQAVTRPDGKVLHFEIDAFRKHCLLNGLDDIGLTLQDSDAIKAFEGKHRAGQPWLFRDA
- a CDS encoding class I SAM-dependent methyltransferase; amino-acid sequence: MTSTQHTDVVQRQFGEQASAYLSSAVHAQGSEFALLQAALAGQGDARVLDLGCGAGHVSFHVAPLVAEVVAYDLSQAMLDVVASAAAERGLANIGTERGAAERLPFADASFDFVFSRYSAHHWSDLGLALREVRRVLKPGGVAAFIDVMSPGSPLLDTYLQTVEVLRDTSHVRDYSAAEWQRQVSEAGLHVRSHTRQPLRLEFGSWVERMRTPEPMRVAIRQLQQAMGEEVRQYYQIEADGSFSTDVLVLWAER
- the leuB gene encoding 3-isopropylmalate dehydrogenase — translated: MSKQILILPGDGIGPEIMAEAVKVLELANDKFQLGFNLEHDVIGGAAIDKHGVPLADETLERARKADAVLLGAVGGPKWDKIERDIRPERGLLKIRSQLGLFANLRPAILYPQLADASSLKPEIVSGLDILIVRELTGGIYFGAPRGQRELEGGERQAYDTLPYSESEVRRIARVGFDMARVRGKKLCSVDKANVLASSQLWREVVEDVAKDYPDVELSHMYVDNAAMQLVRAPKQFDVMVTDNMFGDILSDEASMLTGSIGMLPSASLDADNKGMYEPCHGSAPDIAGLGIANPLATILSVSMMLRYSFNQSAAAEAIEKAVSLVLDQGLRTGDIFSEGCRKVGTQEMGDAVVAALRNL
- the asd gene encoding aspartate-semialdehyde dehydrogenase encodes the protein MKRVGLIGWRGMVGSVLMQRMLEEQDFDLIEPVFFTTSNVGGQGPNVGKDTAPLKDAYSIEELKTLDVILTCQGGDYTNEVFPKLREAGWQGYWIDAASSLRMQDDAVIILDPVNRKVIDQQLDAGTKNYIGGNCTVSLMLMGLGGLFEAGLVEWMSAMTYQAASGAGAQNMRELIKQMGATHAAVADDLANPASAILDIDRKVAEAMRSEAFPTENFGVPLAGSLIPWIDKELPNGQSREEWKAQAETNKILGRFKSPIPVDGICVRIGAMRCHSQALTIKLNKDVPLADIEGMISQHNPWVKLVPNQREISMQELSPTKVTGTLNIPVGRLRKLNMGSQYLGAFTVGDQLLWGAAEPLRRMLRILLER
- a CDS encoding aspartate-semialdehyde dehydrogenase, giving the protein MTHPLDIAVVGATGSVGEALVQILEELDFPVATLHLLASMESAGSSVMFAGKKLKVREVDSFDFAQVKLAFFAAGAAVSRSFASKALQAGCTVIDLSAGLDDALALVPEANAERLAGLALPARIVSPCSAAVALAVALAPLKGLLDIERVQVMAALAVSAQGRDAVNELARQTAELLNARPLEPRFFDRQVAFNLLAQVGTADEHGHTALEHRLVSELRVLLGLPELKISVSCVQVPVFFGDSFSVAVQSRRPVDLDAVNQALEAADSVELVARDDYPTPVGDAVGQDVVYVGRVRHGVDEDQQLNLWLTTDNVRKGAALNAVQVAQLLIKHMP
- a CDS encoding FimV/HubP family polar landmark protein; protein product: MLRIRKLVLAMAAASALSSGMANALGLGELTLKSAQNQPLDAEIELLDVRDLTAAEVAPSLAPPEEFSKAGVALPTYLEDLTFTPVINPNGKSVLRVTSSQPLPGPVVKFLVQVMWPQGRLLRDYSVLLDQAKAQGDKPAAGNVAPAVTGAGSYTTQRRDTLWQIAARNTQGGSIQQTMIAIQALNPDAFIGNNINQLKVGQVLRLPDQQQIQNIPQGEATAEVAEQYAAWREGRRLGPRARQLDATRRGAAEAAPARIAQGDNLRLVSPGNQAGADQAKALSDKLAVAQESLDTSRRDNEELKSRMADLQSQLDKLQRLIELKNNQLARLEAQGAAAPVQPVVKPAPAAVDSAPKPVPAAEVAPAGSVVDEIMGNPLLLGLIAGSAFLVLLLLLLLLARKRKAQQEAEKHLRMARALEEEQGAGFDSDSASLDGVEVSAPSVTLSPAVVAASVAAAAAAEKPAAPAVEAQPEAQADPHAALLAEVEQCVAEGRLNRATDLLEPAVAAAPQRDDLRLKLMDVYARQGDQSAFVEQERKLPASEQNSAAVAGLKERYPAMLGLAAAGLGAAALAAEMDEQYVQELLLDQPETPVVAEAAPEELPAFEPEAVAQAEPEAVLEPEFELDAELDAFDEAPTLDAPGLDEQGLDSAFDLSLGEDLPDEDPLAAPLLDEPVTQQPVLDEPVLDEPMLEAAQPEEEPFAVDAELQADADADFEAMLAQAEPQPAVDLSDFDLDISEPVAPAAPTAVNETPVDVAAELAAFDSEPAFDPLSEFDLPSDFDLSLSLEDDSPAAKSFASELDDVNAELDKLSQSLESPSLEPHFTSEDAAAQPEPEPLDDLDFDFFSGSDEVATKLDLARAYIDMGDNQGARDILDEVVKDGDDSQRQEAEDMLSRLV
- the truA gene encoding tRNA pseudouridine(38-40) synthase TruA — encoded protein: MLLDIIDTAAESAAEGYSRIALGVEYKGARYRGWQRQASGVPSVQQALEQALSKVANEPISVICAGRTDAGVHGCGQIVHFDTRAVRDERAWTMGTNFNLPHDISVVWSRPMPADFHARFKACARRYRYVIYNDPIRPAHLAEEVTWNHRPLDVERMAEAAQFLLGTHDFSAFRASQCQAKSPIKHIYHLRVTRHGQMIVLDVRATAFLHHMVRNIAGVLMTIGAGERPVTWAREVLEGRNRREGGVTAHPYGLYLVQVEYPEEYALPKRYIGPHFLTGYEALAD